The Thermosynechococcus sp. genome has a segment encoding these proteins:
- a CDS encoding DUF4359 domain-containing protein, with protein sequence MKVPLLSQIMARPLWCGGGAFLLLGIIAACLTNPTPADYQRHTATEINTFLLTQVCPEIIHRNRGLAMVALEVCDQLESRPAQDIERYIAYNTQAYNLGVATLFVTELPIQTIWSLGLFGRIIPLTL encoded by the coding sequence ATGAAAGTGCCTCTGCTTTCCCAAATCATGGCACGCCCTCTCTGGTGTGGCGGTGGTGCCTTCTTGCTGTTGGGGATTATTGCGGCCTGCCTCACCAATCCCACCCCTGCCGACTATCAACGCCATACCGCAACGGAAATCAATACCTTCCTTTTGACTCAGGTGTGCCCAGAGATCATCCATCGCAATCGCGGGCTAGCTATGGTGGCTTTGGAAGTCTGCGACCAACTCGAATCCCGCCCAGCACAAGACATTGAACGCTACATTGCCTACAACACCCAAGCCTATAACCTTGGCGTTGCCACCCTCTTTGTAACTGAACTGCCGATTCAAACCATCTGGAGCCTCGGCCTTTTTGGTCGAATTATTCCGCTAACGCTATAA
- a CDS encoding AAA-like domain-containing protein, with amino-acid sequence MIGKTLGGRYKLIRVLGAGNFGQTFLAEDVHRPIRAKCVVKYLRPARRDAAFLPLARSLFQREAQILERLGTHDQIPRLLAYFEEDNEFYLVQDFIEGQVLRQELVPGCAWSEARVIELLQDALAVLSFVHECGVIHRDIKPDNLIRRQLDHRLVLIDFGAVKEMGVSIGGGTLVGDANPQTIAIGTPGYMAPEQAQGRPRPASDLYSLGMVAVQALTGLSPLQLTQNPYGCWCWQATEPVSDRLVQFVNKLIHPSPYERFATAADALASLQQVELPKSFWFRLGQFLRTPVQDLWRSPKVAGQASTVPPRPLPPVSTLPPNATEPKPVSSPPAATAALPNQGHRIFISHSSHGTDLHLASALQEALQKAGHQPFLASQSIRLGEGWAQRIDQELKQCDFFVLLLSPTAAQSEMVLEEVRTIKQLQAQRRDRRPFILPVRVNFPLDMPLNYELRGYLHRLQQRFWRSPADTDTLLQEILDLVNATTAPVATSSETPQETIAEPDPRNTLVGDGAPVPVAEPELPEGQVEVASAFYIERPPIEQRCRETLLQPGSLIRIKAPRQMGKTSLMARLLYRATQEGYGTVPLSFQLADAQVFSDLEKLLRWLCASVGRRLGLENRLNEYWDDIFGSKYNCTAYFEEYLLPNCQKPGTQFESRPLVLGLDEVDRVFEYPEVASDFFGLLRAWHEEGKNRDIWRNLRLIVVHGTEVYIPLDINQSPFNVGLAIDLPEFTQEQIAELCRLHGLRLLEGQLQDLQHLVGGHPYLIRLSLYHLARQDLTWQELMANAASETGLYRDHLRRQWWHLQQQKDLVPAFRKILQADDGSVVDSTLGFKLHSLGLITLEGNLAKVRCDLYRRYFGDRLH; translated from the coding sequence ATGATTGGCAAAACCCTTGGCGGGCGCTATAAACTCATTCGAGTCTTGGGAGCTGGGAACTTTGGCCAAACGTTTCTGGCAGAGGATGTTCATCGGCCCATTCGGGCCAAGTGTGTTGTCAAATACCTGCGCCCGGCCCGCAGGGATGCGGCCTTTCTCCCTTTGGCGCGATCGCTCTTTCAGCGCGAGGCCCAAATTCTAGAGCGGCTGGGCACTCATGACCAAATCCCCCGCCTCCTTGCCTACTTTGAGGAGGACAACGAGTTTTACCTTGTCCAAGACTTCATTGAGGGTCAAGTCCTACGGCAGGAATTGGTGCCGGGCTGTGCATGGTCAGAGGCACGGGTGATTGAGCTGCTCCAAGATGCCCTCGCAGTTCTCAGCTTTGTGCATGAATGTGGTGTCATCCACCGTGATATTAAACCCGATAACTTAATTCGTCGCCAGTTGGATCACCGCTTGGTCCTCATTGATTTTGGTGCTGTGAAGGAAATGGGGGTCTCCATTGGCGGCGGCACCTTAGTGGGAGATGCGAATCCGCAGACGATCGCCATTGGCACACCGGGGTATATGGCACCAGAGCAAGCCCAAGGACGGCCCCGCCCGGCCAGCGATCTCTATTCCTTGGGAATGGTGGCTGTACAGGCATTAACGGGGTTGAGTCCCCTGCAACTCACCCAAAACCCCTACGGCTGTTGGTGTTGGCAAGCCACTGAACCGGTGAGCGATCGCCTAGTGCAGTTTGTCAATAAGCTCATTCACCCTTCTCCCTATGAACGCTTTGCTACGGCTGCCGATGCCCTTGCCAGCCTGCAACAAGTAGAGCTGCCCAAATCCTTTTGGTTTCGCCTTGGCCAATTTCTCAGAACTCCCGTTCAAGACCTGTGGCGATCGCCCAAGGTGGCTGGGCAAGCTTCTACAGTGCCCCCCCGTCCACTACCCCCTGTTTCGACACTACCCCCCAACGCCACCGAACCCAAACCGGTGTCCTCGCCACCGGCAGCCACCGCCGCCCTTCCCAACCAAGGTCACCGTATTTTTATCAGTCACTCCAGTCACGGCACCGATTTGCACTTGGCAAGTGCGCTCCAAGAGGCGTTGCAAAAGGCGGGTCACCAACCCTTTCTGGCTAGCCAAAGTATCCGTCTCGGGGAGGGATGGGCACAGCGGATTGATCAGGAGCTCAAACAGTGTGATTTTTTTGTTCTGTTGCTCTCGCCAACGGCAGCTCAAAGTGAAATGGTGCTTGAGGAAGTCCGCACCATCAAACAGTTGCAAGCCCAACGGCGCGATCGCCGTCCCTTTATCTTGCCTGTGCGGGTCAATTTTCCGCTGGATATGCCCTTGAACTATGAGTTGCGGGGCTACCTGCATCGCCTGCAACAGCGCTTCTGGCGATCGCCAGCGGATACGGACACCCTGCTGCAAGAAATTCTCGACTTGGTGAATGCAACCACTGCCCCTGTGGCCACCAGTAGCGAGACCCCCCAAGAAACCATTGCTGAACCCGATCCAAGGAATACGTTGGTTGGTGATGGTGCCCCTGTTCCCGTGGCTGAGCCAGAACTGCCGGAAGGGCAAGTGGAAGTGGCCTCAGCGTTTTATATTGAGCGGCCTCCTATTGAGCAGCGTTGTCGGGAAACCCTCTTGCAACCCGGCTCCCTGATTCGCATCAAAGCTCCCCGCCAAATGGGCAAAACCTCACTCATGGCACGGCTGCTATACCGCGCCACCCAAGAGGGCTATGGTACTGTTCCGCTCAGTTTCCAACTGGCGGATGCCCAAGTCTTCAGTGACTTGGAAAAACTACTGCGTTGGCTCTGTGCCAGTGTTGGACGGCGCCTAGGACTAGAAAACCGCCTCAATGAGTATTGGGATGACATTTTTGGCAGTAAATATAACTGCACTGCCTATTTTGAGGAGTATCTCTTACCCAATTGCCAGAAACCGGGGACCCAATTTGAGAGTCGCCCCCTTGTTCTCGGCCTAGACGAAGTGGATCGGGTGTTTGAATATCCGGAGGTGGCCAGTGACTTCTTTGGCCTGTTGCGGGCATGGCATGAAGAGGGCAAAAACCGCGATATTTGGCGCAACCTCCGTCTAATTGTCGTTCATGGCACCGAGGTTTACATTCCCCTGGATATTAACCAATCTCCCTTTAACGTCGGCTTAGCCATCGATCTGCCGGAATTCACCCAAGAACAAATTGCTGAGTTGTGCCGCCTTCACGGCCTGCGTCTGTTAGAAGGGCAGCTTCAAGACCTTCAGCACTTGGTGGGGGGGCATCCCTACCTGATTCGTCTGAGTCTTTATCATCTCGCCCGCCAAGACCTCACCTGGCAGGAGCTAATGGCCAATGCCGCCTCAGAAACGGGGTTATATCGAGATCATCTGCGGCGACAGTGGTGGCATCTCCAGCAGCAGAAAGACCTGGTACCCGCCTTTAGGAAGATTCTGCAAGCAGACGACGGCAGTGTCGTTGATAGCACCCTTGGCTTTAAGCTCCACAGTTTGGGACTGATTACCCTAGAGGGGAATTTGGCTAAGGTGCGCTGTGATCTTTACCGCCGCTATTTTGGCGATCGCCTGCATTAA
- the feoB gene encoding ferrous iron transport protein B, protein MTPSTIPLLGLPNTGKSTFFNRIAAARAHVGNWPGITVDLTEAEIFLNGERVKLVDLPGIYDLAGTAADETIVREFFQRVPVRLVLVILNASQIQHQLRLALQVKAWGLPMVVLLNMVDEARQLGIQIDTEKLSDRLGVPVVALSAKYGGGYWEAYETICHALKVAPIPQTPLLQPTLPELEAGAIAPLLADSVTFPSRTVRRLTEQLDHWLLHPLWGLPLFFVGLYLVFQGVWVLGLGLQGWLSDTFEAFQGQVLAPLFAGLPPLLSSLLIEGLYGGMTTVAAFVPLVTIFFIVMAIVEDSGYLARAAYLMDGLMARLGLDGRSFVLSLMGFGCNVPALMATRIIRSPGLRLLTMLIIPFSLCSARLQVFVFLIACLFPPQWGAAVLLSLYGWSILAALFTALCFQGYFPNTDPFLLELPPYRWPTAQQVLLRAWGEVRHFLSRATGFIMIGVLVVWALTHLPLNATPASPETWAGQLGTALQPLLAPAGITPELTIALIVGFVAKEIVIGALAVIYHLSGTSLQQAIAQDLTPLQAYSFMLFTLLYTPCLSTLATLWSESKRKQFTIFAILYALAMAWVVSGSVYQLGRWWGWG, encoded by the coding sequence ATGACCCCCAGCACGATCCCGCTTCTCGGCCTTCCCAACACTGGTAAATCGACATTTTTTAATCGCATTGCTGCTGCCCGTGCCCATGTGGGCAACTGGCCGGGGATTACCGTGGACTTAACAGAAGCGGAGATTTTCCTCAATGGTGAGAGGGTTAAGCTGGTGGATTTACCGGGCATCTACGATCTAGCGGGGACAGCTGCCGATGAAACCATTGTGCGGGAGTTTTTCCAACGCGTGCCGGTGCGGTTGGTGTTGGTGATTCTCAATGCCAGTCAGATTCAGCATCAATTGCGCTTAGCCCTTCAGGTGAAGGCCTGGGGCCTACCCATGGTGGTGCTTTTGAATATGGTTGATGAAGCTCGGCAACTGGGGATTCAGATTGATACTGAGAAGTTGAGCGATCGTCTGGGGGTGCCCGTCGTTGCTCTCAGTGCCAAATACGGTGGTGGCTATTGGGAGGCCTACGAAACTATTTGCCATGCTCTCAAGGTAGCACCGATTCCCCAAACCCCGCTCCTCCAGCCAACGTTGCCAGAGCTTGAGGCGGGGGCGATCGCCCCCCTATTGGCGGACAGCGTCACTTTCCCCAGTCGCACCGTTCGCAGACTAACAGAGCAATTGGATCACTGGTTGCTGCACCCCCTGTGGGGACTGCCCCTCTTTTTTGTGGGGCTATACCTTGTCTTTCAAGGGGTGTGGGTACTGGGTCTAGGGCTTCAAGGCTGGCTCAGTGATACCTTTGAAGCCTTTCAGGGACAGGTGCTGGCGCCACTGTTCGCCGGGCTTCCCCCCCTGCTCAGCAGTTTGCTGATTGAGGGCCTCTATGGCGGCATGACCACAGTGGCAGCCTTTGTGCCCTTAGTAACCATCTTCTTTATTGTGATGGCGATCGTCGAGGACAGTGGCTACCTGGCCCGTGCTGCTTATCTCATGGATGGCTTAATGGCACGCTTGGGTTTGGATGGCCGCAGTTTTGTTCTCAGCTTGATGGGCTTTGGCTGCAATGTCCCGGCCCTGATGGCCACCCGGATTATTCGCTCGCCGGGGCTGCGGCTGCTGACAATGCTGATCATTCCCTTTTCCCTCTGTTCAGCACGGCTACAGGTGTTTGTCTTTCTCATTGCCTGCTTGTTTCCACCACAGTGGGGGGCAGCTGTCCTGCTGTCCCTCTATGGTTGGAGCATCCTTGCAGCCTTGTTTACTGCCCTCTGTTTTCAAGGCTATTTCCCGAATACAGATCCCTTTTTGCTGGAGCTGCCCCCCTATCGTTGGCCGACGGCACAACAGGTGCTCCTGCGGGCGTGGGGCGAGGTGCGGCACTTTCTCTCGCGGGCAACGGGCTTCATTATGATCGGTGTCTTGGTGGTGTGGGCATTGACCCATTTGCCCTTGAATGCAACGCCCGCCAGCCCAGAGACCTGGGCCGGCCAACTGGGAACAGCGCTACAACCGCTTTTAGCACCGGCGGGCATTACACCTGAACTGACAATTGCTCTCATTGTCGGCTTTGTGGCCAAGGAGATTGTCATTGGCGCGTTGGCAGTTATCTATCACCTTTCGGGTACCTCCCTACAGCAAGCGATCGCCCAGGACTTGACCCCGCTGCAGGCCTACAGCTTTATGCTTTTTACTCTCCTGTACACCCCCTGTCTCAGCACCCTTGCCACCCTCTGGAGTGAATCCAAACGCAAGCAGTTTACGATTTTTGCTATCCTCTATGCCTTGGCAATGGCGTGGGTCGTCAGTGGCAGTGTGTATCAACTCGGGCGCTGGTGGGGATGGGGCTAG
- a CDS encoding NUDIX hydrolase, translated as MSGFWRVLGFFLERFWRRPFVAVSVIALTASDHLILVQRCDTGQWSLPGGMMDWGETILETGARELAEETGLRLQSFEGLVGVYSDPKRDPRVHAVCIAIAARVDGEPQVLDVKEVRAVQAFPLSDLPLADLAHDHAQQLEDYLNGHLGLT; from the coding sequence GTGAGTGGGTTTTGGCGAGTTCTAGGCTTTTTCCTGGAGCGATTCTGGCGGCGTCCCTTTGTGGCGGTGTCAGTCATTGCCTTGACCGCAAGCGATCACCTGATTTTGGTGCAACGCTGCGATACCGGTCAATGGTCGCTGCCCGGGGGGATGATGGATTGGGGAGAAACCATTCTGGAGACGGGCGCCCGCGAGCTGGCAGAAGAAACAGGGCTGCGCCTCCAGAGCTTTGAAGGCCTAGTGGGCGTTTACTCTGACCCGAAGCGGGATCCCCGTGTCCATGCCGTGTGTATTGCGATCGCTGCCCGGGTGGATGGTGAGCCGCAGGTGTTGGACGTCAAGGAAGTGCGGGCAGTACAAGCTTTTCCCCTGAGTGACCTTCCTTTAGCCGATTTAGCCCACGACCATGCCCAACAGTTAGAGGACTATTTGAATGGACATCTAGGGTTGACCTAG
- a CDS encoding TlyA family RNA methyltransferase — MTPRKQRLDSLLVERQLCESRQQAQRWIRAGAVQVNHIPIDKPGTLVAVDATIQVKAKPAYVSRGGEKLAHALGVFPVVVRDRVCLDGGISTGGFTDCLLQAGAQLVYGIDVGYGQVDWKLRQDPRLILRERTNLRYLTPADLYTDDGPRPDLGVVDVSFISLTKVLPALWELLLPPRELIALIKPQFEVGRDRVGKQGVVREAQARQEAVEQVKAAAVALGWQCYGVTPSPILGPAGNQEFLAYFFGP, encoded by the coding sequence ATGACTCCCCGAAAGCAACGCTTGGATAGTCTTCTTGTGGAGCGGCAGCTGTGTGAGAGCCGCCAACAGGCACAACGCTGGATTCGTGCTGGCGCAGTTCAAGTCAACCATATTCCCATTGATAAGCCGGGGACGCTGGTGGCTGTGGATGCCACCATTCAGGTGAAAGCAAAACCCGCCTATGTTTCGCGGGGGGGTGAAAAGCTCGCCCATGCCCTAGGGGTCTTTCCGGTGGTGGTGCGCGATCGCGTGTGTTTGGATGGCGGTATTTCCACAGGCGGCTTTACGGATTGTCTGCTGCAGGCGGGCGCCCAATTGGTCTATGGCATTGATGTGGGCTATGGCCAAGTGGATTGGAAGCTGCGCCAAGACCCGCGCCTGATTCTCAGGGAACGTACCAATCTGCGTTATCTAACCCCCGCTGATCTGTACACCGACGATGGCCCCCGACCCGATCTGGGGGTGGTGGATGTCTCCTTTATTTCCTTGACTAAAGTGCTCCCTGCCCTGTGGGAGTTGCTACTGCCGCCGCGGGAGCTAATTGCTTTGATTAAGCCGCAATTTGAAGTGGGGCGCGATCGCGTGGGCAAACAGGGTGTGGTGCGCGAGGCCCAGGCGCGTCAGGAGGCGGTAGAGCAGGTCAAGGCAGCGGCGGTGGCTTTGGGCTGGCAGTGCTACGGCGTGACCCCCTCACCGATTTTGGGACCGGCGGGTAACCAGGAGTTTTTGGCCTACTTTTTTGGCCCCTAA
- the bcp gene encoding thioredoxin-dependent thiol peroxidase, whose amino-acid sequence MSLTPGAIAPPFELADATGQLVRLADFQGQWVILYFYPRDNTPGCTKEACAYREVSATLGDRNVVILGISPDSVASHAKFQQKLDLPFRLLADGDAKVAQAYGSYGPKKFLGKEYLGVYRDTFLIDPTGRIAAIYRRVKPDAHVAQVLADLERLQG is encoded by the coding sequence ATGTCCCTAACCCCTGGGGCGATCGCTCCCCCCTTTGAACTGGCGGATGCCACTGGTCAGCTGGTGCGTTTGGCTGACTTTCAAGGTCAGTGGGTGATTCTCTATTTCTATCCCCGTGACAATACCCCTGGCTGCACCAAAGAAGCCTGCGCCTACCGTGAGGTGAGTGCCACTTTGGGCGATCGCAACGTCGTTATCTTAGGCATCAGCCCCGACAGTGTCGCCTCCCACGCCAAATTCCAGCAAAAGCTTGACTTGCCCTTTCGGCTCCTGGCAGATGGGGATGCCAAGGTTGCCCAGGCCTACGGCAGCTATGGCCCGAAAAAGTTCCTGGGCAAGGAATATCTGGGTGTCTATCGGGATACGTTTCTCATCGATCCCACGGGTAGAATTGCCGCCATTTATCGGCGGGTCAAACCCGATGCCCACGTGGCGCAAGTGCTAGCGGATCTGGAGCGGCTGCAAGGGTGA
- a CDS encoding ABC transporter substrate-binding protein, whose translation MVYRAGVSVAQRLLWGCLVLLLSLLLVACGGEGSRQGDHSLVIGTTARLRTLDPADAYENLAGLLLFNLGDRLYTYNGKDLIPQLATALPEVSEDGLTYRIPLRRGVYFHDGTPFNAAAMAFSLQRFMNSGGQPASLLAGRVKEIKAIAEDLLEIRLKEPFVAFPHLLAFSGLCAVSPTAYRAAGDRFLPTQFVGTGPYRLAAYRTDGVRLEPFADYWGTKPENAGIRVQIFSSSANLYNAFRTGAVDVAIGALDPNQIRALKTQASTKHWQVMTGAGNAVTVLSINVRQPPWDQLAARQVLAASVNRQRLVERVFLGEAEPLYSLVPSLFPVSEPVFRDRYGDGNSKQIEHWLQNTTISPQQPLVVNLWYRANVPSNVLAATVLKASLERDLGDRVQVQLDSADAATIYRNLDSGAYPLVLLDWYGDFYDADNYLEPFLSCDRGSLATGCERGASAAWGSFFYSPEANDLIVASRREANPQRRGALLRQLQELNAEAVAFLPLWQSQTTLFAQPQLRGLALDVNQLFAFAPLRKDQ comes from the coding sequence ATGGTGTACCGAGCGGGTGTGTCTGTGGCACAACGGCTACTGTGGGGATGTCTTGTACTGTTGTTGAGTCTGCTGTTGGTTGCCTGTGGCGGTGAGGGATCGCGCCAAGGGGATCACAGTCTTGTCATTGGCACCACGGCGCGCCTGCGCACCCTCGACCCCGCTGATGCCTACGAAAACTTGGCGGGCCTGCTTCTGTTCAATTTGGGCGATCGCCTCTATACTTACAACGGCAAAGACCTTATTCCCCAGCTGGCCACTGCCTTACCCGAAGTGAGCGAAGATGGCCTCACCTACCGCATTCCCCTACGGCGGGGGGTTTACTTCCACGATGGTACGCCCTTTAATGCTGCGGCCATGGCCTTTTCCCTGCAGCGATTTATGAATAGTGGTGGCCAGCCCGCCTCCCTGCTTGCAGGACGCGTCAAAGAAATTAAGGCGATCGCAGAGGACTTGCTGGAAATTCGCCTTAAGGAACCCTTCGTGGCGTTTCCCCATTTGTTGGCCTTTAGTGGCTTGTGTGCCGTTTCTCCTACGGCCTACAGAGCGGCCGGCGATCGCTTCTTGCCGACCCAATTTGTGGGCACAGGCCCTTACCGCCTAGCGGCCTACAGGACGGATGGGGTGCGCCTTGAACCCTTTGCTGACTATTGGGGCACCAAACCCGAAAATGCTGGCATTCGCGTCCAAATCTTCTCCAGTAGTGCCAATCTCTACAATGCCTTTCGCACGGGGGCAGTGGATGTGGCAATCGGTGCGCTCGATCCCAATCAAATTCGCGCCCTCAAGACGCAAGCGTCAACAAAGCACTGGCAGGTAATGACGGGGGCAGGCAACGCTGTGACCGTCCTGAGTATCAATGTGCGCCAACCCCCTTGGGATCAATTGGCGGCGCGGCAGGTTTTGGCGGCGAGTGTCAATCGTCAGCGCCTGGTGGAACGAGTCTTTTTGGGGGAAGCAGAACCCCTGTACTCCCTAGTCCCAAGTTTATTTCCTGTGAGTGAGCCCGTCTTTCGCGATCGCTATGGAGACGGCAATTCTAAGCAAATAGAGCACTGGTTGCAGAACACGACTATTTCACCGCAGCAGCCCTTGGTGGTGAACCTTTGGTACCGTGCCAATGTTCCCAGTAATGTCTTGGCAGCAACGGTTCTGAAAGCCTCCCTAGAGCGGGATTTGGGCGATCGCGTTCAGGTGCAACTAGACAGTGCCGATGCCGCCACGATCTACCGCAATTTAGACAGTGGAGCCTATCCCTTGGTCTTGCTCGACTGGTACGGTGATTTCTACGATGCCGATAACTACCTTGAACCCTTCCTGAGTTGCGATCGCGGTTCCCTAGCCACCGGCTGTGAAAGGGGTGCCAGTGCTGCGTGGGGGTCATTTTTCTACAGTCCTGAGGCCAATGACCTCATTGTTGCCAGTCGCCGTGAGGCCAATCCCCAACGCCGCGGCGCACTCCTGCGTCAGCTTCAGGAACTCAATGCTGAGGCCGTGGCCTTTTTGCCCCTGTGGCAGAGTCAAACCACTCTCTTTGCCCAACCCCAGTTGCGGGGGTTAGCCCTTGATGTCAACCAGCTCTTTGCCTTTGCCCCCCTGCGGAAGGATCAATGA
- a CDS encoding ATP-binding protein, with protein sequence MYVAPQWQTLAFPSTLFLQPILEILISDLPPQYKDEIRLGLQEALVNAARHGNQLNPEKLVFVRYTLFPGECWWVITDQGEGFSPPSHVSKTADELLPAEDCECGRGLFLIYAIFDEVYWNAKGTEVSLCKYLTPTHHSRFG encoded by the coding sequence ATGTACGTTGCGCCTCAGTGGCAAACCCTAGCATTTCCCTCAACACTTTTTCTCCAACCCATCCTAGAGATTCTCATCAGTGATCTTCCCCCCCAATACAAAGACGAAATTAGGCTAGGCCTCCAAGAAGCTCTCGTTAATGCGGCTCGCCACGGCAATCAACTCAATCCCGAAAAGCTGGTTTTCGTGCGCTATACCCTTTTCCCAGGGGAATGCTGGTGGGTGATTACCGATCAGGGGGAGGGCTTTTCTCCCCCCAGTCATGTTTCTAAAACGGCCGATGAATTATTGCCCGCCGAGGACTGTGAATGTGGCCGCGGCTTATTTCTAATCTATGCCATCTTTGATGAGGTGTATTGGAACGCCAAAGGCACAGAAGTGAGCCTGTGCAAGTATCTCACACCAACGCACCACAGCCGCTTTGGCTAG
- a CDS encoding peroxiredoxin, whose protein sequence is MSECLRVGQPAPDFEAVAVYDQEFKTIKLSDYRGKYVVLFFYPLDFTFVCPTEIVAFSDRYDEFAKLNTEILGVSVDSQFSHLAWTQMDRKAGGVGDLKYPLVSDLKKEISTAYNVLTEEGVALRGLFIIDKEGIIQHATINNLAFGRSVDETLRVLQAIQYVQTHPDEVCPAGWQPGDKTMNPDPVKSKVYFEAVG, encoded by the coding sequence ATGTCTGAGTGTCTGCGCGTCGGTCAACCCGCCCCCGATTTTGAAGCGGTTGCTGTTTATGACCAAGAGTTCAAAACCATCAAGCTTTCGGACTATCGCGGTAAGTACGTTGTTCTTTTCTTTTATCCCTTGGACTTTACCTTTGTCTGCCCTACGGAAATTGTTGCCTTTAGCGATCGCTACGATGAATTTGCCAAATTGAACACCGAAATCCTTGGCGTGTCCGTGGATAGCCAGTTCTCCCACTTGGCCTGGACGCAAATGGATCGCAAAGCCGGCGGTGTCGGCGATCTCAAATATCCCTTGGTGTCTGACCTGAAAAAAGAAATCAGCACTGCCTACAATGTGCTGACCGAAGAAGGAGTGGCCCTGCGCGGTCTGTTCATCATTGACAAAGAAGGCATTATCCAGCACGCCACTATCAATAACTTAGCCTTTGGCCGCAGCGTTGATGAGACCCTGCGGGTGCTGCAAGCGATTCAATACGTTCAAACCCACCCCGATGAAGTCTGCCCTGCCGGCTGGCAACCCGGTGACAAAACCATGAATCCCGATCCTGTCAAATCTAAAGTCTACTTTGAAGCAGTGGGCTAA
- a CDS encoding precorrin-2 C(20)-methyltransferase, whose protein sequence is MGLVTTLCGIGIGPGDPELITLKGWRRLQQARVIAFPAGLQKRRGIAEEIISPYKQPQQIYLPLEFPYVLEPDILKRAWQKAAAQVYAYLAQGTDVVFVSEGDVSFYSTFSYLAAAVQNLDPHIALEVIPGVCSPLAAAASLGVPLTSGRERLAILPAMYHGDELPRVWAWAEVVVLMKVRSVYGAVWHWLKEHNLLEQAAVVSWATTPKQEIYTPLTNYPELTLPYFSLLIVWKRRPILENFRECLGQP, encoded by the coding sequence ATGGGGCTAGTGACCACTCTTTGCGGCATTGGCATAGGACCTGGCGATCCCGAACTCATTACCCTTAAAGGTTGGCGACGCCTACAACAAGCAAGGGTGATTGCTTTTCCGGCGGGGCTACAGAAACGGCGCGGTATTGCCGAGGAGATTATTTCTCCCTACAAACAACCCCAGCAAATTTACCTTCCCCTCGAGTTCCCCTATGTTCTTGAGCCAGATATCTTAAAACGGGCATGGCAAAAGGCAGCCGCTCAAGTCTATGCATACCTTGCTCAGGGCACTGATGTGGTCTTTGTGTCTGAGGGAGATGTCAGTTTCTACAGTACGTTTTCCTATCTAGCAGCAGCCGTCCAGAACCTTGACCCCCATATTGCCCTTGAGGTGATTCCGGGAGTTTGCTCGCCCTTGGCAGCAGCGGCCAGTTTAGGGGTGCCCCTGACCTCGGGGAGGGAGCGCCTAGCGATTTTGCCAGCGATGTACCACGGGGATGAGCTCCCACGGGTATGGGCATGGGCAGAGGTGGTGGTTTTAATGAAGGTGCGATCGGTTTATGGCGCCGTCTGGCATTGGCTCAAGGAACATAACCTCTTGGAACAGGCGGCAGTGGTGAGCTGGGCAACAACGCCTAAACAAGAAATCTACACCCCCCTGACAAACTATCCAGAGTTAACCCTGCCCTACTTTTCGCTGCTCATTGTTTGGAAGCGGCGCCCAATCTTGGAGAATTTTCGCGAGTGCCTAGGTCAACCCTAG